The genomic stretch CGGCGAGGCCGCTGGTGGCGTCCTGCTCACCGGTCGTACTGTGCACGCCGATCACGATCGCGTCGACGGCGAGTTCGGCGGGGTCGGTGTCGACCAGGCTCAGGGTGGTGCTGGGCGATGTCACGGAAGCTGCTCCCGGGCGGGCCGGGCCGGCCGCGTGTGGCGTACCGGCGGTTCGGTTGGTGCCGGCGGATGAGGTACCCGTCGGACGTCGGTGCTGCCCCGCCGGTTACTCCGGCGGGTCCCGCCGATGCTAACCAGACCGGTCCGCCCCGGTAAGTTCCCTCCCATGACCGACGTGACCACCGACGCCGCCGAAACCCGGCTGCGCCGCTCTCCGCTGGCCGAGCGACACTCCGTACTCGGCGCCAAGTTCGCCCCGTTCGGTGGCTGGGAGATGCCGCTGGAGTACGCCGGCGGCGGGGTGCTGCGGGAACACACCGCGGTGCGTACCGAGGTCGGCGTGTTCGACGTCTCGCACCTGGGCAAGGTGCGGGTGACCGGGCCGGGCGCGGCGGCGTTCGTCAACGCCTGCCTCAGCAACGACCTGGGGCGGATCGGTCCCGGCCGGGCGCAGTACACGCTCTGCTGCGACGAGGCCACCGGCGGCGTGGTGGACGACATCATCGCCTACCTGTACGCCGACGACCACGTCTTCCTGATCCCGAACGCCGCGAACACCGCCGAGGTGGTGCGCCGGCTGCGCGCCGCCGCGCCGGAGCAGGTCACGGTCACCGACGAGCACGAGGCGTACACGGTGCTGGCGGTGCAGGGACCGCGTTCGGCGGCGCTGCTGGCCGGGCTGGGCCTGCCCACCGACCACGGCTACATGAGCTTCTCGCCGGCCACCCTCGACGGCGTCGCGCTGACCGTGTGCCGCACCGGCTACACCGGTGAGCTGGGCTTCGAACTGGTCGTCCCGGCGGCCGACGCGGTGACCGTCTGGGACGCGCTGTTCGCCGCCGAGCCCGCGCCGCGCGCCTGTGGGCTGGCCGCCCGGGACACCCTGCGCACCGAGATGGGGTACCCGCTGCACGGGCAGGACCTGTCGCTTCAGATCAGCCCGGTGCAGGCCCGGTCCGGCTGGGCGGTGGGCTGGGACAAGCCGGCCTTCTGGGGCCGCGACGCGCTGCTCGCGGAGAAGATCGCCGGTCCGGCGCGTACGCTGCGCGGCCTGGAGGCCGTCGACCGGGCCATCCCGCGCCCCGGCATGGCGGTGTTCCACGGCGACACCCGGGTCGGCACGGTCACCAGCGGCACGTTCAGCCCGACCCGCAAGCAGGGCATCGCCCTCGCGCTGGTCGACACCGCCCCGGCCCTGCCGGACGGCACCGAACTGCACGTCGACGTCCGTGGTCGCCGCCTGCCGGTCCGGCTGACCCGACCGCCCTTCGTCGACCCGTCGGTGAAGTGACTCTGTCGGTGAGGTGACTCAGGAGCGGGGCGGTTCGCCGGCGTCCAGGACGGCCTGGGTCCAGCCGCCCTCGACGACGCCGGAGGTGTCCAGCACGGCCCAGTCGACGACGTCGGCGGCCTCGACCACCACCGGCGAGCCGATGCGGACCGACGGGTCGGTGTTGGCGTCGCTGGCGCTGGCGCCGACGATCCGTTCCGGTGTGTCCCACGAGGTCACCCCGGCCCACACGTACTCCGGACCGTCGTCACCGGGCAGCCCGTACTTGACCACGAGCTGAGTCTGCGGCGGGAGCTGGCCGGCGCGGAAACGGGCCCGGATGTCGCCCAGCCCGGCGCGGGCGGTGGCGACCGCCCGGCTCATCGCGTCACCCGATCGCGCGTACCGCACGTCGGGCTGGATGCCGGCGAACAGGGTGCCGCAGGCAGCGGCGAAGTAGCGCCCGTCCGGGCCGGGGTGCCCGGCCGGTGGGCGCAGGCTGAGGAACGAGTCGGCGTCCGGGTCGGTGGCCGGGTCCAACTCCAGCCGTAGGAGCACCGGCGCGGTCGCCCCGTGCTGCTCCGGATTGCCGTAGGCGACTGCGATGTCGTGCCCGGTGACCGTGGCCAGCACCGGCAGCGGCACGAACGCCGGCACCTCCTCGCCGGCCAGCCCGTCGGTCCAGTTCCGCAGCAGCCGGCGCGCGGCGCCGGTCATCACCGCGCCCCAGGCCCGGGTGAGGTGGTCCGGCACGCCCTGGGTCTGCAACTCCAGCAGGCCGAAGCGGCGCAACCCCTTGGTGGTGAACCAGAGCCCCTCGGCGTCCGAGGAGTACGGCACCAGCACCCAGTCGACCAGCCGGACCCGGCCCTCGGCGTCCGGCAGCGACCGCAGGGCCGCCGCCGGGTCCAGGAACTGCAACCCGAACACGTCGACCACGTCGCCGCCGACCTCCTCGGCCACCGCGGCGGCCACCGCCCGGGCCGCCCACTCGTGGGCCGGCGGCCAGCCCGGCCGGTACTCGGCCTGCACCACCACCAGGTGACTCGCGGCGGCCAGCCGGTCGAGCTGCGCCTCGGTGGCCCCGAACGCGGTGAGCAGGTCCGGCGGCAGCTCGGGGAACTCGCCGATCGGGCGGATGTCGACGCTCATCAGCGGGCTGTCCAGCATCTGCACGGCCAGCCCGTGCACCGGCTCGGCCAACCGACCGGCCAGCCCGCGAACCGCCGTGCGGGCGGTCACCGACGGCAGCCCCACCGTCGGCGCCAGGTACGTCGCGGTGAGCGACTCCGGGACCGGTACGGGCAGGAAGTCGTCGGTGATGAGCATGTCGTCCCCAGGGTGGCCGCGCTGGTGCTGTCGACAAGGAACGCTACCCGCCACCGGCCGCATGGCTCAGCCGGACAGCACCAGACCCAGGTAGACCAGCGTGGTGACCAGCTCGACGGTGGCACCGAGCACGTCGCCGGTGATGCCGCCGAGACGGCGTACCACGTGCCGCAGCAGCCCGGCCGCGACGGCCAGCGCGGCGAGCACGACAAGCGGCCCCTGCCAGGGGCGATCCGGCACGGCGGGGATCGCCGTCAGCGTCACGGCGACCGTCGCCACGGCCAGCGCGACCGGCCCGACGGTGCCGGCGACCAACGCGCCGAGCCCGTCCGGGCGGGCCGCCGGGACACCCCGCCGGCAGGCCAGCGAGACCCCGAGCCGACCGGCCGCGACTGCCACCAGCACCGCCGTGAACGCCGCCGACCGGGACCGG from Micromonospora craniellae encodes the following:
- the gcvT gene encoding glycine cleavage system aminomethyltransferase GcvT, coding for MTDVTTDAAETRLRRSPLAERHSVLGAKFAPFGGWEMPLEYAGGGVLREHTAVRTEVGVFDVSHLGKVRVTGPGAAAFVNACLSNDLGRIGPGRAQYTLCCDEATGGVVDDIIAYLYADDHVFLIPNAANTAEVVRRLRAAAPEQVTVTDEHEAYTVLAVQGPRSAALLAGLGLPTDHGYMSFSPATLDGVALTVCRTGYTGELGFELVVPAADAVTVWDALFAAEPAPRACGLAARDTLRTEMGYPLHGQDLSLQISPVQARSGWAVGWDKPAFWGRDALLAEKIAGPARTLRGLEAVDRAIPRPGMAVFHGDTRVGTVTSGTFSPTRKQGIALALVDTAPALPDGTELHVDVRGRRLPVRLTRPPFVDPSVK
- a CDS encoding DUF2314 domain-containing protein, with translation MLITDDFLPVPVPESLTATYLAPTVGLPSVTARTAVRGLAGRLAEPVHGLAVQMLDSPLMSVDIRPIGEFPELPPDLLTAFGATEAQLDRLAAASHLVVVQAEYRPGWPPAHEWAARAVAAAVAEEVGGDVVDVFGLQFLDPAAALRSLPDAEGRVRLVDWVLVPYSSDAEGLWFTTKGLRRFGLLELQTQGVPDHLTRAWGAVMTGAARRLLRNWTDGLAGEEVPAFVPLPVLATVTGHDIAVAYGNPEQHGATAPVLLRLELDPATDPDADSFLSLRPPAGHPGPDGRYFAAACGTLFAGIQPDVRYARSGDAMSRAVATARAGLGDIRARFRAGQLPPQTQLVVKYGLPGDDGPEYVWAGVTSWDTPERIVGASASDANTDPSVRIGSPVVVEAADVVDWAVLDTSGVVEGGWTQAVLDAGEPPRS